Proteins from one Bacteroides zhangwenhongii genomic window:
- a CDS encoding PepSY-like domain-containing protein, producing the protein MKKFNIWTVVLLLIISVSTFANTPPGNIQSTFKKMYPKANDIAWSQDDGYYCANFVMNGFTKNVWFNTQGQWAMTQTDLVSLDRLSPAVYNAFVSGSYASWVVDNVTMVEFPKWQAIIVIKVGQDNVDIKYQLFYTPQGVLLKTRNVSYLHDILGPSTFFLN; encoded by the coding sequence ATGAAAAAATTTAATATTTGGACAGTCGTGTTACTTTTGATAATATCCGTATCCACTTTTGCCAATACTCCTCCCGGTAATATTCAGTCAACTTTCAAGAAAATGTATCCAAAGGCTAATGATATAGCTTGGTCACAAGATGATGGATATTATTGTGCCAATTTTGTAATGAACGGATTCACTAAAAACGTATGGTTTAATACTCAAGGGCAATGGGCTATGACACAGACTGACCTCGTCAGCCTCGACCGTTTATCGCCTGCCGTTTATAATGCTTTCGTATCCGGATCTTACGCAAGCTGGGTGGTAGATAATGTAACGATGGTCGAATTCCCAAAATGGCAAGCCATTATAGTGATTAAAGTAGGCCAGGATAATGTCGACATTAAATATCAGTTATTCTATACTCCACAGGGCGTTTTGTTGAAAACCCGCAACGTGAGTTATTTACATGATATTCTCGGTCCAAGTACATTTTTTCTTAACTAA
- a CDS encoding DUF2461 domain-containing protein produces MIKMNIPVIFQFLKDLSANNNREWFNEHKAEYELARAEFDNFLATVIARISLFDETIRGIQPKDCTYRIYRDTRFSADKTPYKIHFGGYINAKGKKSNHCGYYVHLQPNGSMLAGGSLCLPSNVLKAVRQSIYDNIEEFVAIAEDPEFKKYFPVIGEDFLKTAPKGFPKDFKYIDYLKCKEYICSYNVSDSFFTQSDVLEQIDKVFRQFKRFADFINYTIDDFE; encoded by the coding sequence ATGATAAAGATGAACATACCTGTTATCTTTCAGTTTTTAAAAGATCTTTCTGCGAATAATAATCGCGAGTGGTTTAATGAGCATAAAGCGGAATATGAATTGGCTCGTGCTGAGTTTGATAACTTTCTGGCAACAGTGATTGCCCGTATATCTCTGTTTGACGAAACGATTCGGGGAATTCAACCCAAAGACTGTACTTATCGTATTTACCGGGATACCCGCTTTTCTGCTGATAAAACACCCTATAAAATACATTTTGGAGGATATATTAATGCGAAAGGCAAGAAATCAAATCATTGCGGATATTATGTGCATTTGCAACCGAATGGTTCTATGCTTGCCGGAGGAAGTCTCTGTCTACCTTCAAATGTCTTAAAAGCTGTCCGGCAATCTATTTATGATAATATTGAAGAATTTGTTGCTATTGCAGAAGACCCGGAATTTAAGAAATATTTTCCGGTGATAGGGGAGGATTTCTTGAAAACCGCTCCTAAAGGCTTTCCGAAAGATTTCAAGTATATTGACTATTTGAAGTGCAAAGAATACATCTGTTCTTATAATGTCTCTGATAGTTTCTTTACTCAATCTGATGTGTTGGAGCAAATAGACAAGGTGTTCCGGCAATTCAAACGGTTTGCCGATTTTATTAATTACACTATTGATGATTTTGAATAA
- the fabD gene encoding ACP S-malonyltransferase produces the protein MKAFVFPGQGAQFVGMGKDLYENSALAKELFEKANDILGYRITDIMFNGTDEDLRQTKVTQPAVFLHSVISALCMGDDFKPEMTAGHSLGEFSALVAAGALTFEDGLKLVYARAMAMQKACEATPSTMAAIIALPDEKVEEICASVNAEGEVCVPANYNCPGQIVISGSIPGIEKACELMKAAGAKRALPLKVGGAFHSPLMDPAKVELEAAIKATEVHTPKCPVYQNVDALPHTDPAEIKKNLVAQLTASVRWTQSVKNMIADGATDFTECGPGAVLQGLIKKIDSSVSAHGIA, from the coding sequence ATGAAAGCATTTGTATTTCCCGGTCAAGGCGCTCAATTCGTAGGAATGGGTAAGGACCTGTATGAAAACTCAGCTTTAGCAAAAGAATTGTTTGAAAAAGCAAATGATATCCTCGGATATCGCATTACAGATATCATGTTCAACGGTACAGACGAAGACCTCCGTCAGACAAAGGTTACTCAACCTGCCGTATTCCTCCACTCTGTCATATCCGCTCTGTGCATGGGCGATGACTTCAAACCGGAAATGACAGCAGGGCACTCACTTGGTGAATTCTCAGCTTTGGTAGCTGCCGGTGCTTTGACTTTCGAAGATGGACTTAAATTGGTTTATGCACGTGCAATGGCTATGCAAAAAGCCTGTGAAGCTACTCCGTCCACTATGGCCGCTATCATCGCACTGCCGGACGAAAAAGTAGAAGAAATCTGCGCATCTGTAAATGCAGAAGGCGAAGTCTGTGTACCTGCCAACTATAATTGTCCGGGACAAATCGTTATCTCCGGGTCTATTCCGGGCATCGAAAAGGCTTGTGAACTGATGAAGGCTGCCGGAGCCAAACGCGCTCTTCCATTGAAAGTAGGTGGTGCTTTTCATTCTCCGTTAATGGATCCTGCTAAAGTCGAATTGGAAGCTGCTATTAAAGCTACGGAAGTTCACACTCCTAAATGTCCGGTATACCAGAATGTAGACGCACTTCCCCACACTGATCCTGCAGAAATCAAAAAGAATCTGGTTGCACAGCTGACTGCTTCTGTACGCTGGACTCAATCAGTTAAAAATATGATAGCTGACGGTGCTACGGATTTCACTGAATGTGGACCGGGTGCAGTACTTCAAGGATTGATTAAGAAAATCGATAGTTCAGTGAGCGCTCACGGTATCGCATAA
- a CDS encoding RNA recognition motif domain-containing protein gives MNLYIGNLSYNVKESDLRNVMEEYGTVASVKLITDRETRRSKGFAFIEMPDDTEANNAIKQLNGAEYVGRSMVVKEALPRN, from the coding sequence ATGAATTTGTACATTGGAAATCTTAGCTATAATGTTAAGGAATCAGACCTGAGAAATGTAATGGAAGAGTATGGAACAGTTGCTTCAGTAAAGTTAATCACAGACCGTGAAACTAGAAGATCAAAAGGCTTTGCGTTTATCGAAATGCCGGATGATACAGAAGCTAACAACGCTATCAAGCAATTGAACGGTGCAGAATATGTAGGTCGTTCAATGGTAGTGAAAGAAGCTTTGCCAAGAAACTAA
- a CDS encoding alpha amylase C-terminal domain-containing protein, with protein sequence MEKTLNLIKNDPWLEPFADAITGRHQYVLNKEAELTNKGKQTLSDFASGYLYFGLHRTAKGWTFREWAPNATHIYMVGTFNNWEEKATYKLKKLKNGIWEINLPEDAIHHGDLYKLNIYWDGGQGERIPAWATRVVQDEQTKIFSAQVWAPEKPYKFKKKAFKPTTNPLLIYECHIGMAQQEEKVGSYNEFREKILPRIAKEGYNCIQIMAIQEHPYYGSFGYHVSSFFAASSRFGTPDELKALIDAAHEMGIAVIMDIVHSHAVKNEVEGLGNFAGDPNQYFYPSGRREHPAWDSLCFDYGKNEVIHFLLSNCKFWLEEYKFDGFRFDGVTSMLYYSHGLGEAFCNYGDYFNGHQDDNAICYLTLANEVIHQVNPKAITIAEEVSGMPGLAAKVEDGGYGFDYRMAMNIPDYWIKTIKEKIDEDWKPSSMFWEVTNRRQDEKTISYAESHDQALVGDKTIIFRLIDADMYWHMQKGDENYVVNRGIALHKMIRLLTASTINGGYLNFMGNEFGHPEWIDFPREGNGWSCKYARRQWNLVDNKDLTYHYMGDFDAEMLKVIKSVKNFQATPVQEIWHNDGDQVLAYGRKDLIFVFNFNPKQSFTDYGFLVTPGAYEVILNTDNVSFGGNGLTDDSIVHFTNADPLYKKEKKEWLKLYIPARTAVVLRKKK encoded by the coding sequence ATGGAAAAGACACTTAATCTTATCAAAAATGACCCATGGCTGGAGCCTTTTGCTGATGCAATCACAGGCCGTCATCAATATGTGCTGAACAAGGAGGCCGAATTAACTAATAAAGGAAAGCAAACTCTTTCGGACTTTGCATCGGGATATCTTTACTTCGGATTGCATCGTACTGCCAAAGGATGGACTTTTCGTGAATGGGCGCCGAATGCTACACATATTTATATGGTAGGTACATTCAATAATTGGGAAGAAAAAGCTACTTACAAGTTGAAGAAACTGAAGAATGGAATTTGGGAAATCAATCTTCCGGAAGATGCTATTCATCATGGAGACTTGTACAAACTGAATATATATTGGGATGGCGGTCAAGGTGAACGTATTCCAGCTTGGGCTACACGGGTGGTTCAGGATGAACAGACAAAAATATTCAGTGCGCAAGTGTGGGCTCCGGAGAAGCCCTATAAATTTAAGAAGAAGGCATTTAAGCCTACCACTAATCCTTTGTTGATTTACGAATGCCATATTGGCATGGCACAACAGGAAGAGAAAGTTGGAAGCTATAATGAATTTCGTGAAAAGATACTTCCGCGTATCGCAAAGGAAGGATACAATTGCATTCAGATCATGGCTATTCAAGAACATCCATACTATGGGAGTTTCGGTTATCATGTATCTAGTTTCTTTGCTGCTTCTTCCCGTTTTGGTACTCCTGACGAATTGAAAGCCTTGATTGATGCGGCACATGAGATGGGAATTGCTGTAATTATGGATATCGTTCATTCTCATGCTGTAAAGAATGAGGTGGAAGGTTTAGGCAATTTTGCTGGTGATCCGAACCAGTATTTCTATCCGAGCGGGCGTCGCGAACATCCGGCTTGGGATTCTCTTTGTTTTGATTATGGTAAGAATGAAGTGATTCATTTCCTATTGTCTAACTGTAAGTTTTGGCTGGAAGAGTATAAATTTGACGGATTCCGTTTTGATGGGGTAACGTCTATGTTATATTATAGTCACGGTTTGGGAGAGGCGTTCTGTAATTATGGAGATTATTTCAACGGACATCAAGATGATAATGCGATTTGTTATCTGACGTTGGCTAATGAGGTGATTCACCAGGTTAATCCGAAAGCTATCACAATTGCAGAAGAAGTTTCCGGTATGCCGGGATTGGCTGCGAAAGTAGAAGACGGTGGTTACGGATTTGATTATCGCATGGCTATGAATATTCCGGATTACTGGATTAAGACGATTAAAGAAAAGATTGATGAGGACTGGAAACCTTCTAGTATGTTCTGGGAAGTCACCAATCGTCGCCAGGATGAGAAAACCATATCGTATGCGGAGAGTCATGACCAGGCATTGGTGGGAGATAAGACGATTATTTTCCGTTTGATTGATGCTGATATGTATTGGCATATGCAGAAAGGGGATGAAAATTATGTAGTCAATAGGGGTATTGCCTTACACAAAATGATCCGTCTGCTGACAGCCTCTACAATCAATGGAGGATATTTAAACTTTATGGGCAATGAGTTCGGTCATCCGGAATGGATTGACTTCCCGCGCGAAGGTAATGGATGGTCTTGCAAATATGCCCGTCGCCAATGGAATTTGGTAGATAATAAGGATCTTACTTATCATTATATGGGAGACTTTGATGCGGAAATGCTGAAAGTAATCAAGAGTGTAAAAAACTTCCAGGCAACACCTGTTCAGGAAATCTGGCATAATGATGGTGATCAGGTATTGGCATATGGTCGTAAGGATTTGATATTCGTCTTCAATTTTAATCCGAAACAGTCGTTCACCGATTATGGTTTTCTGGTGACTCCGGGCGCATACGAGGTTATACTGAATACGGATAATGTCTCGTTTGGAGGAAATGGCTTGACCGATGATTCTATCGTTCATTTTACAAATGCTGATCCGTTGTACAAAAAAGAAAAGAAAGAGTGGTTAAAACTCTATATACCTGCACGTACTGCTGTAGTGCTTAGAAAGAAGAAATAA
- a CDS encoding glutamine synthetase family protein codes for MNQELSMNANQLVAFFQKPTSEFTKADIISFIREKDIRMVNFMYPAGDGRLKTLNFVINNQAYLEAILTCGERVDGSSLFSFIEAGSSDLYVIPRFCTAFVDPFAEIPTLSMLCSFFNKDGEPLESAPEHTLYKASKTFTEVTGMEFQAMGELEYYVIAPDTGMFQATDQRGYHESGPYAKFNEFRTQCMSYIAQTGGQIKYGHSEVGNFTLDGNIYEQNEIEFLPVPVSQAADQLMIAKWVIRNLGYKYGYNVTFAPKITAGKAGSGLHIHMRIMRDGKNQMLADGVLSETARKAIAGMMLLAPSITAFGNTNPTSYFRLVPHQEAPTNVCWGDRNRSVLVRVPLGWAAKTDMCTLANPLEAESHFDTSQKQTVEMRSPDGSADLYQLLAGLAVACRHGFEIGNALEIAQKTYVNVNIHQKENEDKLKSLAQLPDSCEASADCLQQQRAIFEQYNVFSPAMIDGIIRKLRSYGDKTLRADLEGKPQEMLDLVHKYFHCG; via the coding sequence ATGAATCAAGAATTATCAATGAATGCAAACCAATTGGTGGCATTCTTTCAGAAGCCGACTTCTGAATTTACTAAAGCCGATATTATTTCATTTATTCGAGAAAAAGATATCCGCATGGTCAATTTTATGTATCCGGCGGGAGACGGTCGTTTGAAAACACTGAACTTTGTTATTAATAATCAAGCTTATCTGGAAGCTATTCTCACTTGTGGAGAACGGGTAGACGGTTCCAGTCTTTTCTCTTTTATAGAGGCGGGCAGTAGTGACCTTTACGTGATTCCTCGTTTTTGCACAGCATTTGTTGATCCGTTTGCAGAAATACCGACTTTGTCCATGCTTTGTTCTTTCTTTAATAAAGATGGAGAACCGCTTGAAAGTGCGCCGGAACATACCCTGTACAAAGCAAGTAAGACCTTTACGGAAGTCACCGGAATGGAATTTCAAGCTATGGGCGAACTTGAATATTATGTAATAGCACCGGATACGGGTATGTTTCAAGCGACCGATCAGCGCGGTTATCATGAATCAGGCCCTTATGCGAAATTCAATGAGTTCCGCACCCAATGTATGTCTTATATCGCACAGACAGGCGGGCAAATAAAGTACGGACATTCCGAAGTGGGTAACTTTACTTTGGATGGCAATATTTATGAACAAAATGAAATAGAATTCTTGCCTGTTCCCGTATCACAGGCGGCAGACCAATTGATGATAGCCAAATGGGTGATCCGCAATTTAGGATATAAGTATGGATATAATGTAACATTCGCTCCTAAAATTACAGCAGGAAAAGCCGGCTCGGGGTTACATATCCATATGCGTATAATGAGGGACGGAAAGAACCAAATGCTGGCAGATGGCGTTTTGTCGGAAACGGCACGCAAGGCAATTGCAGGAATGATGCTGCTTGCTCCTTCAATCACTGCTTTCGGGAATACCAATCCAACTTCGTATTTCCGTCTTGTTCCTCATCAGGAAGCACCTACCAATGTTTGTTGGGGAGATCGCAACCGTTCTGTATTAGTGCGTGTACCTTTAGGGTGGGCTGCAAAAACAGATATGTGTACATTGGCAAACCCGTTAGAAGCTGAAAGCCATTTCGACACTAGCCAAAAGCAGACGGTAGAAATGCGTTCTCCGGACGGATCGGCGGATCTATATCAACTGTTGGCAGGCTTGGCTGTTGCCTGCCGTCATGGGTTTGAAATCGGAAACGCATTGGAGATTGCCCAAAAGACATATGTAAATGTGAATATCCATCAGAAAGAGAATGAAGATAAGCTGAAATCATTAGCGCAACTGCCGGATAGCTGTGAGGCTTCTGCCGATTGCCTGCAACAACAAAGAGCCATTTTTGAACAATATAATGTATTCAGTCCGGCAATGATTGATGGTATCATTCGTAAGCTTCGCAGTTATGGCGACAAGACATTACGTGCGGATTTGGAAGGAAAACCACAGGAAATGTTAGATTTGGTACATAAGTATTTTCATTGTGGATAG
- a CDS encoding YhcH/YjgK/YiaL family protein, with protein MVVDTLENLEKYASLNPLFAQAIEFLKSHDLQAMEIGKTELKGKDLLVNIAQTKPKTKEEAKLETHRDFIDIQIPLSGTEIMGYTAAKDCIPVDAPYNAEKDITFFEGLAETYITVKPGMFAIFFPQDGHAPGITPEGVKKVIVKVKA; from the coding sequence ATGGTAGTAGATACTTTAGAAAATCTGGAGAAATATGCGTCTTTGAATCCGTTGTTTGCACAAGCTATTGAGTTTTTAAAATCTCATGATCTTCAGGCTATGGAAATAGGTAAGACGGAGTTGAAAGGAAAAGATTTGTTGGTAAATATAGCACAAACCAAGCCTAAAACTAAGGAAGAAGCCAAGCTGGAGACACATCGTGATTTTATTGATATTCAGATTCCATTGTCAGGAACGGAAATCATGGGATATACCGCTGCAAAAGACTGTATTCCGGTAGATGCGCCTTATAATGCAGAAAAAGATATTACTTTTTTTGAAGGATTAGCTGAAACTTATATCACTGTGAAGCCGGGAATGTTTGCTATTTTCTTTCCTCAAGACGGACATGCCCCCGGCATTACTCCGGAGGGTGTGAAGAAAGTAATAGTAAAAGTAAAAGCATAA
- a CDS encoding alpha-amylase family protein, producing the protein MNDEKKIIIYQVFTRLFGNNNNHCVYNGDISTNGCGKMADFTLKALGEIKKLGSTHIWYTGIIEHATQTDYRRYNIAPDHPAVVKGKAGSPYAIKDYYDVDPDLANDVPGRMKEFENLVNRTHRAGLKVIIDFVPNHVARQYHSDAQPDGTTELGVNDDSSLAFSPYNNFYYIPQAELRAQFDMKNGAAEPYHEFPAKATGNNRFDATPNINDWYETIKLNYGVDYQNGGTCHFSPTPDTWIKMLDILLFWASKNIDGFRCDMAEMVPVEFWEWAIPQVKEAYPEIIFIAEVYNPNEYRNYLFRGKFDYLYDKVGLYDTLRNVACGYESATAITHCWQSLNGIEKRMLNFLENHDEQRIASDFFAGNPRKGVPALIVSACMNTNPMMIYFGQEFGEMGMDNEGFSGRDGRTTIFDYWSVETIRRWRNGGKFDGKMLNEDHKYLYDIYQKVLTLCNEEPAITQGVFFDLMYANINGWRFNEHKQYTFMRKYKNELLFFVINFDSQLVDVAINIPSHAFDFLQIPQMESFQAVDLMTGAKEEICLLPYKPTEIAVGAYNGKILKITY; encoded by the coding sequence ATGAATGACGAAAAGAAAATAATTATCTATCAAGTGTTCACACGCCTGTTTGGAAATAATAACAATCACTGTGTTTACAATGGGGATATCAGTACCAACGGTTGTGGAAAAATGGCGGATTTCACACTGAAAGCACTAGGAGAAATAAAAAAACTAGGTAGCACACATATATGGTATACAGGCATTATCGAACATGCCACACAAACAGATTATCGCCGTTACAACATCGCGCCTGACCACCCTGCCGTTGTGAAAGGTAAAGCCGGATCACCCTATGCTATCAAAGATTATTATGATGTTGACCCCGACTTGGCAAATGATGTGCCGGGACGCATGAAAGAATTTGAGAATCTGGTGAACCGTACTCATCGTGCAGGGCTAAAAGTGATTATAGACTTTGTGCCCAACCACGTAGCCCGTCAATACCATTCGGATGCACAGCCCGACGGAACGACAGAATTGGGAGTCAACGATGATTCAAGTTTGGCTTTCAGTCCGTACAACAATTTTTATTATATTCCTCAGGCCGAGCTTCGCGCTCAGTTTGACATGAAAAACGGCGCTGCAGAGCCTTACCATGAATTTCCGGCCAAAGCGACCGGAAATAATCGTTTTGACGCTACTCCTAATATCAATGACTGGTATGAGACAATTAAACTGAATTACGGAGTGGATTATCAAAACGGTGGTACCTGTCACTTCTCCCCGACTCCGGATACATGGATAAAGATGCTGGATATACTTCTTTTCTGGGCATCAAAAAATATTGATGGCTTCCGTTGCGATATGGCGGAAATGGTCCCCGTAGAGTTTTGGGAATGGGCTATTCCACAAGTGAAAGAAGCTTATCCCGAAATTATTTTTATCGCAGAAGTCTACAATCCGAATGAATACCGCAACTATCTGTTCCGTGGAAAATTTGATTATTTGTATGATAAAGTAGGATTATATGATACTTTAAGAAATGTAGCCTGCGGATATGAATCTGCTACCGCCATTACACATTGCTGGCAAAGTCTGAACGGGATTGAGAAAAGAATGCTTAATTTCCTTGAGAATCATGACGAACAACGCATCGCTTCTGATTTCTTTGCCGGTAATCCGCGTAAAGGCGTCCCGGCACTCATTGTTTCCGCCTGTATGAATACAAATCCCATGATGATTTACTTTGGGCAGGAGTTTGGAGAAATGGGTATGGATAATGAAGGATTCAGCGGAAGAGACGGGCGAACCACCATCTTTGACTACTGGAGTGTAGAGACTATCCGTCGTTGGCGCAACGGAGGTAAGTTTGATGGAAAAATGCTCAACGAAGATCATAAATACCTATATGATATCTATCAGAAGGTACTTACACTTTGTAATGAAGAACCAGCAATCACGCAAGGAGTATTCTTTGATTTGATGTATGCTAACATTAACGGATGGCGTTTCAATGAGCATAAGCAATATACTTTCATGAGAAAATATAAAAATGAACTGTTGTTTTTCGTTATCAATTTCGATAGTCAATTAGTAGACGTTGCAATCAATATTCCTTCACATGCTTTCGATTTCTTGCAAATTCCTCAAATGGAAAGTTTTCAAGCGGTTGACCTGATGACGGGGGCTAAAGAAGAGATCTGTTTGTTACCATATAAACCAACAGAGATTGCAGTGGGAGCTTACAACGGAAAGATTCTAAAAATCACGTATTAG
- a CDS encoding patatin-like phospholipase family protein — protein sequence MEVFTNSWNSRKYQIGYALSGGFIKGFAHLGVMQALLEHDVKPDIISGVSAGALAGVFYADGNEPHKVLDYFSGHKFQDLTKLVIPKKGLFDLCEFIDFLRTNLKAKNLEDLQIPLIITATDLDHGRMVHFHRGTIAERVAASCCMPVMFAPVNIEGTNYVDGGLMMNLPVSTLRRICDKVVAVNVSPIMAQDYKMNIVSIAMRSFHFMFRANTFPEREKCDLLIEPYNLYGYSNTELEKAEEIFEQGYSTANEVLNQLLEEKENIWR from the coding sequence ATGGAGGTATTTACAAACAGCTGGAATAGTCGGAAATATCAGATTGGCTATGCTCTAAGCGGAGGATTTATTAAAGGATTTGCCCATTTGGGAGTAATGCAGGCTCTTTTGGAGCATGATGTCAAACCGGATATTATCTCCGGAGTAAGTGCCGGAGCACTCGCAGGAGTATTCTACGCGGATGGTAATGAACCTCATAAAGTTCTCGATTATTTCTCCGGACATAAATTTCAGGACTTAACAAAATTGGTTATTCCCAAGAAAGGGCTATTCGACCTTTGTGAGTTTATTGATTTTCTCCGAACAAACTTAAAGGCTAAGAATCTGGAGGATTTACAAATTCCTTTGATTATCACCGCAACCGATCTCGACCACGGACGTATGGTTCATTTCCATCGTGGCACCATAGCGGAGCGGGTAGCCGCTTCCTGCTGTATGCCTGTCATGTTCGCTCCTGTTAACATAGAAGGCACTAATTATGTAGATGGCGGGCTGATGATGAATCTTCCGGTTTCTACTCTTCGCAGGATTTGTGATAAAGTAGTGGCTGTCAATGTAAGTCCTATCATGGCACAAGATTATAAAATGAATATTGTAAGTATCGCTATGCGTTCATTCCATTTTATGTTCCGTGCAAATACTTTTCCCGAAAGAGAAAAATGCGATTTATTGATCGAGCCTTATAATTTATACGGATACAGCAATACGGAACTAGAAAAAGCAGAAGAAATCTTTGAACAAGGATATAGTACTGCCAACGAGGTACTCAACCAATTATTGGAAGAAAAAGAGAATATATGGAGATAA
- the thiD gene encoding bifunctional hydroxymethylpyrimidine kinase/phosphomethylpyrimidine kinase, producing MKHHPVILSIAGSDCSGGAGIQADIKAISALGGYAASAITAITVQNTLGVHTVQAMSPEIVRGQIEAVMEDLQPVALKIGMINDIQIVRVISDCIRKYTPQYIVYDPVMVSTSGRKLMTDEAIEEIKKELLPLVTLATPNLDETAVLIGNPIHNIQEMQEAAKLLTEHYHISILVKGGHLGGDLMSDFLYTSESASYIYKEKKIESNNLHGTGCTLSSAIATYLAKGYPLHESIRHAKAYITQAILAGKELHIGHGNGPLWHFPDSIAQMCTICAVVS from the coding sequence ATGAAACATCATCCTGTCATTTTATCCATTGCCGGTTCCGATTGTTCGGGAGGTGCAGGTATTCAAGCGGATATAAAAGCAATCTCAGCATTAGGAGGATATGCAGCTTCGGCCATTACCGCAATTACCGTGCAGAATACATTAGGAGTGCACACTGTACAGGCTATGTCTCCCGAAATCGTTCGCGGACAAATAGAAGCTGTTATGGAGGATCTCCAACCTGTTGCGCTAAAAATAGGTATGATAAATGACATTCAGATCGTCCGTGTCATTTCTGACTGTATCCGAAAATATACTCCGCAATATATCGTTTACGATCCTGTGATGGTATCCACCAGTGGACGAAAACTAATGACGGACGAGGCCATAGAAGAAATAAAGAAAGAACTGTTACCACTTGTCACTTTAGCTACTCCAAATCTTGACGAAACAGCCGTACTTATCGGTAACCCCATCCATAACATTCAGGAAATGCAGGAAGCCGCCAAACTACTGACGGAACATTATCATATCAGTATATTAGTAAAAGGCGGACATCTGGGAGGTGATCTAATGTCCGACTTCCTATATACCTCCGAATCTGCTTCCTATATATATAAGGAGAAAAAAATAGAAAGTAATAATCTGCACGGAACAGGATGTACCCTCTCTTCCGCAATTGCCACTTATCTGGCAAAGGGATATCCCTTACACGAATCTATCCGCCACGCCAAAGCCTATATTACCCAAGCCATCCTTGCCGGAAAAGAGTTACACATCGGTCATGGCAACGGTCCGTTATGGCATTTTCCAGACTCCATTGCACAAATGTGTACAATTTGTGCGGTCGTATCATAA